The region GTGCTTGCCAGAACATGCCTATTTTGGTACACCTATCTGATTGTACGcaaatttacttttcatacgCAATATGCAATAACTGCACTTGTAATACTAAAGTTAATTATATTTAGATTCCAACAGAATGACCAGATGTATAACAATGCTAAGACGTTCATCAATGAAACTATTAATTCCACAAATAAAAACGATATACTCTTTTATCTAATATCTTATGATTTCACTTAACtccattttttcttatcatttattcattatcaTTTTCGATCTAGACTTTTGTCACATACTGTATGGAAAATTGTACTTGTTTGAatggaattattttcttttgtcaaATAGACTTAATATTGTCAATTACATTTTACGTTGTATTCAAATCTGAGATAACGACAtgattgaaaaactatttagtCCCTCAAAACAACCAGAACGTGTGATAACAGATTGATAACagtaaaagtaattttactcAATTTCTACCTAGCTTATGATAGATCATCATGGATGGTGAAGAGGATTATTCGCAGATGGAAGGAAGTCGGTGTAATTTCACATCATTCGGTAGAAGTGATGCAGCAGTTGATACCAGTGAAGAAAAGGACCAGAACCTTAGTCCGGGTAATGAGAAACATGGAGACCTTGGCGATATGACATTTTGCATGGCTAATTATATAAAAGAAGCTATGAAAATGATGTTTATGATGCGAAGTCATCACATGCTTACCGACGTTATCTTAGAAGTTGGACAAGAACTGTTCCATGCACACAAAGTCATTTTGGCTGCGGCAAGTCCTTATTTTAAggtatcattttatttttttacacctcaTCCACATCTAGTTATTCCCAGCTAATATTACTTTCAGTCTAGAATCATGAAATAAACATCTTTTAACTTTCAGTTACTACGtgtatattgtttaaaaaacaatcacttcaaataatttaacatactttattcaaattcgtctgattttcatttatatcaaTCAATGCCTCACTTTGTAAGTCctgattttttcataatacTTGAAGTGTTGATAGTACAACATCCCGGTGGTCAGGAATAATTTAACACTGCTGAGTTACAGAAAGCGTTCATTCAATTACTGCTTCGTAGTCAGTGATACTGTCAATACCTCGTGTctgtttataataaaaattttcttactctAAATTCTAGGCAATGTTCACGGGAGGTCTTAAAGAATGTGAAATGACCAGAGTCAAATTGCAAGGGGTTTGTCCAACAGCGATGGCTCGGCTCATGTATTTCATGTACACGGGACAAATAAGAGTAACTGAAGTAACAGTCTGTTCGTTATTACCTGCGGCGACAATGTTTCAGGTACAGTATTCCTAGGTAATTGTCATAGGTTATAAGCTGAGAAATGTTCAAAAGTATTCCATAGCTGATatgtattgaataaaatacacgatcGTTCTTATTGTTAGCTATGTGTCGAAATATTTGACATTCGAATTGCAGGTTGGCAATGTAATAGATGCATGCTGCGTATTTCTCGAGAGGCAATTGGACCCAACAAATGCTATCGGAATTGCAAATTTTGCTGAACAGCATGGTTGTCACGATTTACATCACAAAGCAAATCAATTTATCGTGCAACACTTTAGCAGAATTTGTCAAGAAGAAGAATTCCTTCAACTTACGGCcatacaattaattaatttaattagaAAAGATGAACTTAATGTACAGGAAGAAAGAGAAGTTTATAATGCAGTGTTAAAATGGGTGAAATACAACGAGGAATCTCGCGGTATTAAAATGGAACATATATTGCACGCAGTTCGGTGTCAGTATTTGACTCCGAGCTTTCTTAGggaacaaatgaaaaattgcgatgttttaaaaaaagtgcCAGCCTGCCGCGAGTATCTAGCGCAAATTTTTAAAGACCTAACATTGCATAAGAAACCAGTCGTCAAAGAGAGGACACCCAACACACCAAGAGTCATTTACATAGCAGGTGGATTTCTTAGACATTCGTTGGATGTTCTTGAAGGGTATAATGCCGACGACAAAGTTTGGAGTCAACATGCTAAGTTAACAGTGCCTCGTTCCGGACTTGGAGGAGCATTTTTAAAAGGCATGTTTTACGCCATCGGTGGAAGGAACAATTCGCCAGGAAACAGGTGAGATTAATAACATGTAGATATTGGTTCACCTGCTTAGTTCAAGTAATCGTTaacaaacagttttttttactcatcTTCAAGATACGACAGTGATTGGGTGGACAGGTACAATCCAGTTCTTGACCAGTGGAGACCCTGTAATCCCATGTCAGTGCCAAGGAACAGAGTGGGAGTTGCTGTAATGGATGGTGTATTGTATGCGGTAGGTGGCAGCGCAGGTGCAGAATATCACAACAGCGTTGAATGTTATGACCCGGATCAGGATACCTGGACAAATGTTAAACCTATGCACACAAAACGATTAGGAGTCGGAGTTGCTGTAGTAAATAGGTATGACGAATGCTTTTCAAGATTCCACTAAGCAATCTTTCTCGGGCACTTAAAAAAAACCTTGACTCTGAAATTTCGTATTTATAGATTGCTCTACGCAATTGGTGGATTTAATGGAATGCATAGATTGAGTTCAGTAGAATGTTATCATCCAGAAAATGACGAATGGACCATGGTCTCTCCCATGCGGTGTTGTCGGTCAGGATCTGGTGTAGCAAGTCTTGGGCAGTACATCTATGTGGTAGGAGGCTATGACGGATCCCGTCAGTTGAGCACAGTAGAACGTTACGATACGGAACATGATTCATGGGAGTTTGTGAGCAATGTTTCAGTTGCGCGAAGTGCTTTGAGCGTAACTGTTCTAGATGGAAAACTTTATGCAATGGGTTAGTGTCTTGTGTATATATCGTAATTgacacgtgtttttttttttttttttttttttttttttttaatgacaaTTTGAATTCTCTCATTTCATGTATAAGTTTTATTGTTCTTTTCCGTTACAGGAGGGTATGACGGACAGACCTTTTTAAGTATAGTAGAAATATACGATCCAGCCAAGGATCAATGGGAACCAGGAGTGCCTATGACTTCGGGTAGATCAGGTCACGCGAGTGCGGTTTCTTATCACCAATGTCCGTTGCATTGTGATCACTTGGAACATCACATTGTTTCTAGTGAAAACCGATCAACGAAACGCACATCTTGACACCCTATGTCGAATTCTGTGACCTGATGACGCGATTTAActtatttatttgtaaatgacgtgtagtataataatatagtgTAACGATAGTATAAGGAGATAAGACTATATTGAGATTGATCTTAATCAAGCAGGTAGTGAAGCTATGCAGAggatatttttgaattctgaGTTGCCTAGAAAGTGCTTACATAAATTGAGAAAAGTGAACTGTGCACAAGTTCCTTCAAACAGACTACAAAACAAGTTTGACTCGATTTCATATCTTCACCTAGATATCTTTGgtaagtgaaaaattaaaataggcAAGTGGGACAATCTTAGTGATACAAACTAGAAGCAGAAAGCAATTCCAAAGATCACTCAATCAGTAACAAAACGATGTACCCATATTTACTATAGGGCGAATGATCTATTTTCTATAATTCTCTTCATTCTGTTTACGCAACTGAttgttgtacattattttagtAACTATACAAACACCTAATTAATAGTATAATTTGTGATTGGAAAAACCATGAGATATTCGTTAATTGGTAATACTTTTTAATATCAGTACCTGTCACAAGGACTAAAAAgacaagaataaattgaaatgttgatgattttttcgcaaatatcAAAGGAGTTTACTCCACATAGTATAATATTGCAAGGTGAAGGCAGTCATTTTGTATTTCCATTGTTTATCAAAATGCACGTTCAAGACCTAGAactaacttttcaaattccagATGAAACTAGTCCcattaaatattgaataatttctgtaaaattaaaaaaaatttaaaaaaacacaaatCTGCGATTAAACATGTTGCCACTGGAGTGTCAAAATCAACCGACTACCTGTCCTATGTGTCTAGGAAAAGGTAATGAAAAAACTTATGTCAACTTGAAATATCAGTAAAAGTTTATTAACagtcaaattcaattttatttaactttAGGGTATTGCAATGAAGATAAGTCAAGGCTCTCTTTCAGTCAAGAAAAGTCCACACTTGTTCATCCTAAGCGTTCACTACGACTACCAGCtataaattctgaaaatacAAAGCTAAAGAGGCATTCTTCGAGTTACAGCTCTAATTTTTCTGCCACAGAGGGTATCGGGGATGTACACTTACCAAAAATACTTCATAGGTACTACAGATATTATATTCATTACGGAGAGAATTCGGTTCAATTTTGATTATCGGTTGAAAATTGTCATATAAAAACAATTCGTccaccaattttcaaattatggTAGTGTTGGCTTTTAGAGAAAATTACAGTCTCCTGTGATGAAAGTGTATGCGCAAAGAATTTTGGGTAGCGGTGAGCAGAATCTCCTTGGAGAGGTTCcttgtatgtacgtacgtacatttTGATCGCAggagaatgaattttttttttcaatgcctATACTACCATAATCTAAAAATTGGTAGAAGATTTTTCTTAATCGACTTTATTTAATCAGTCAAGAATTAAAAACCCGTGTTTTGGTCAAAGTTTCACCAAAGACTCCCCTTAATTAATGAAGATTGAAGCTTTGGACAAGTTGCAAAGTTCTTAGCAACAATGCTAGCTTGTTTGTATACCTCCTTTGAACACAGCAATTCCGTGTATACCGAATGCAGCAGAACCAGTTTAAATCAAAAAAGCGTGCTTTATCCTGGTGGAGATAATATGAAGCTACAGGAGAAAAATTATGCGACAGCAGCTCTAAACTTTGAAAGACCACAAGATGCGCTGAAGCTAGCGTTACTGAAGTTGAAGGAAAATCAATGGGATAATACCATGCAAGCACTCATTGACATTGTGCATATATCAAGGCTTCAACCAGAACTGATAGATTCGATTATGCCAATCGTAAATAGAAGCATATGCAGGTGACGTCATCATTCATTCGTGATTATCACGTGGACGTAATTAACTTTAGTTACTTTATTACGATTTATAGCTTATTGCGAAATATAAGGTCAAATGTAGTAAGGACTGCCTGCCAAGTAGCCGCCGAATTGTTCAGAACGATGCAATGTACCCAAAGACCTGAATTTGATGAGTTGGTCGGTATGCTGTTACAAAAGACTGGAGATATGAACAGGTGCATACGCCAAGACGCTAACAGTGCCTTGGACACAATGGCTGATTTCATACCAGCGTCACATTGTGTCAGAGTAATGTCTACTAGTCGAGGTGCAGGGTAAGGCTACATAATTTAATCAAACCATATTCTTTCAACTTATGTAATTCACAATACTGATAAGTGAATTTGTGTGGATTGGATTATTTCAGGCATAAAAATCCGTTGGTTCGTGCAACGGTCAGTCGCCTACTAAATTATATTGTTACTTTGAAAGGGGTTGATACCCTCTTCTCAACAACAGCTACAAAGGATACGCGGGGTAGGGTATTTATCATGTGCGCCAAGTTCTTGGTTGACGGTAATTGTGAAACAAGGTAATTAACAAATAAGCTTCTTTCTCATCATTCGTGAGATCAAGAATTGTCCAAGTTTGGGGATATCTGtacttgaatgaaaaatctttgTCACTCATCCGATTTTTCAGAGCGAATGCACGAAGCTTGGTGAAGCTTTTGATGACCCATAGTGACTTTGAACATTTATTTCATCAAGATGTCGATCGCAAACTGacggaaaaaatacagaagcaACTGATAACCTTGAAATATGACGCACCAAGTGGATCCCGAATAATATCGAAATAAAACATAATATCCGCATATCGTGTTTACGGATAAGACTGTATAAACTTATTTATGTCAGTGTTAGAGGGCGCTAGTAATCCAGTATGTACTTCAAATGTCGAAAACAAGTTCGAAAAACGGCAGCTTTTGCTACATACTTCACTCTGATGGGGTGcaaaacaaatgaaaacaTTCGAATGCCGACAACAAACATTTGACGGATGGCTGACAGATGGGAGTAAATTCTAAGTTAACGAGGTTAGGAATGGCAATCCGTCACTTTTCGTGCACGATTAGCTTCGGTGTCGGTAATATTGAGTTACCAGCTATACGATGATAGAAAAATGCCGCATACTCGAACATATTTTCGTATAGAATTTTTAGCTAcaccaaaaaagaaaagatatgTTGCCAAAAGTAtgataattcaaatattacaATGAAGTCTGTGTACAGGTTAGCTGTCTTGTGCCTTGCCTTTGCTGGTTTGATATTGCTGctcaattttacaacaaattcATCGAAAAAGCTGTCCGATGATCGTTTTAAACCCAACAAAATTGGCTCACGAAGTGTCGAGCCCAGTCCTACTGCCAACTCGCTATCGGAGCAGGAAGTAGTGATATGCGTTGTAGCCTGCGGAGATCGCTTGAGTGAATCTCTGACCATGATGAAATCGGCCTTagtttttaccaaaaaaccCCTCAAATTTATCGTCATATCCGACACTGATTTGATACCTgctttcaatgaaaaattaacggtATGGAAGTTAATGTCAAACAAGACATTTGACTTTGTAGTCAAGCAAATAAAATTCCCAGAACGAAGCGACGTCAGAATGTGGAGGAAACTTTTCAAGCCTTGCGCAGCCCAGAGATTATTTTTACCTGT is a window of Neodiprion pinetum isolate iyNeoPine1 chromosome 4, iyNeoPine1.2, whole genome shotgun sequence DNA encoding:
- the Keap1 gene encoding kelch-like ECH-associated protein 1B isoform X3, encoding MIGDNYIFESASHSSRNLTPPAYDRSSWMVKRIIRRWKEVGVISHHSVEVMQQLIPVKKRTRTLVRAMFTGGLKECEMTRVKLQGVCPTAMARLMYFMYTGQIRVTEVTVCSLLPAATMFQVGNVIDACCVFLERQLDPTNAIGIANFAEQHGCHDLHHKANQFIVQHFSRICQEEEFLQLTAIQLINLIRKDELNVQEEREVYNAVLKWVKYNEESRGIKMEHILHAVRCQYLTPSFLREQMKNCDVLKKVPACREYLAQIFKDLTLHKKPVVKERTPNTPRVIYIAGGFLRHSLDVLEGYNADDKVWSQHAKLTVPRSGLGGAFLKGMFYAIGGRNNSPGNRYDSDWVDRYNPVLDQWRPCNPMSVPRNRVGVAVMDGVLYAVGGSAGAEYHNSVECYDPDQDTWTNVKPMHTKRLGVGVAVVNRLLYAIGGFNGMHRLSSVECYHPENDEWTMVSPMRCCRSGSGVASLGQYIYVVGGYDGSRQLSTVERYDTEHDSWEFVSNVSVARSALSVTVLDGKLYAMGGYDGQTFLSIVEIYDPAKDQWEPGVPMTSGRSGHASAVSYHQCPLHCDHLEHHIVSSENRSTKRTS
- the Keap1 gene encoding kelch-like ECH-associated protein 1B isoform X1 translates to MDGEEDYSQMEGSRCNFTSFGRSDAAVDTSEEKDQNLSPGNEKHGDLGDMTFCMANYIKEAMKMMFMMRSHHMLTDVILEVGQELFHAHKVILAAASPYFKAMFTGGLKECEMTRVKLQGVCPTAMARLMYFMYTGQIRVTEVTVCSLLPAATMFQVGNVIDACCVFLERQLDPTNAIGIANFAEQHGCHDLHHKANQFIVQHFSRICQEEEFLQLTAIQLINLIRKDELNVQEEREVYNAVLKWVKYNEESRGIKMEHILHAVRCQYLTPSFLREQMKNCDVLKKVPACREYLAQIFKDLTLHKKPVVKERTPNTPRVIYIAGGFLRHSLDVLEGYNADDKVWSQHAKLTVPRSGLGGAFLKGMFYAIGGRNNSPGNRYDSDWVDRYNPVLDQWRPCNPMSVPRNRVGVAVMDGVLYAVGGSAGAEYHNSVECYDPDQDTWTNVKPMHTKRLGVGVAVVNRLLYAIGGFNGMHRLSSVECYHPENDEWTMVSPMRCCRSGSGVASLGQYIYVVGGYDGSRQLSTVERYDTEHDSWEFVSNVSVARSALSVTVLDGKLYAMGGYDGQTFLSIVEIYDPAKDQWEPGVPMTSGRSGHASAVSYHQCPLHCDHLEHHIVSSENRSTKRTS
- the Keap1 gene encoding kelch-like ECH-associated protein 1B isoform X2; the protein is MDGEEDYSQMEGSRCNFTSFGRSDAAVDTSEEKDQNLSPGNEKHGDLGDMTFCMANYIKEAMKMMFMMRSHHMLTDVILEVGQELFHAHKVILAAAMFTGGLKECEMTRVKLQGVCPTAMARLMYFMYTGQIRVTEVTVCSLLPAATMFQVGNVIDACCVFLERQLDPTNAIGIANFAEQHGCHDLHHKANQFIVQHFSRICQEEEFLQLTAIQLINLIRKDELNVQEEREVYNAVLKWVKYNEESRGIKMEHILHAVRCQYLTPSFLREQMKNCDVLKKVPACREYLAQIFKDLTLHKKPVVKERTPNTPRVIYIAGGFLRHSLDVLEGYNADDKVWSQHAKLTVPRSGLGGAFLKGMFYAIGGRNNSPGNRYDSDWVDRYNPVLDQWRPCNPMSVPRNRVGVAVMDGVLYAVGGSAGAEYHNSVECYDPDQDTWTNVKPMHTKRLGVGVAVVNRLLYAIGGFNGMHRLSSVECYHPENDEWTMVSPMRCCRSGSGVASLGQYIYVVGGYDGSRQLSTVERYDTEHDSWEFVSNVSVARSALSVTVLDGKLYAMGGYDGQTFLSIVEIYDPAKDQWEPGVPMTSGRSGHASAVSYHQCPLHCDHLEHHIVSSENRSTKRTS
- the Keap1 gene encoding kelch-like ECH-associated protein 1B isoform X4 — its product is MVKRIIRRWKEVGVISHHSVEVMQQLIPVKKRTRTLVRAMFTGGLKECEMTRVKLQGVCPTAMARLMYFMYTGQIRVTEVTVCSLLPAATMFQVGNVIDACCVFLERQLDPTNAIGIANFAEQHGCHDLHHKANQFIVQHFSRICQEEEFLQLTAIQLINLIRKDELNVQEEREVYNAVLKWVKYNEESRGIKMEHILHAVRCQYLTPSFLREQMKNCDVLKKVPACREYLAQIFKDLTLHKKPVVKERTPNTPRVIYIAGGFLRHSLDVLEGYNADDKVWSQHAKLTVPRSGLGGAFLKGMFYAIGGRNNSPGNRYDSDWVDRYNPVLDQWRPCNPMSVPRNRVGVAVMDGVLYAVGGSAGAEYHNSVECYDPDQDTWTNVKPMHTKRLGVGVAVVNRLLYAIGGFNGMHRLSSVECYHPENDEWTMVSPMRCCRSGSGVASLGQYIYVVGGYDGSRQLSTVERYDTEHDSWEFVSNVSVARSALSVTVLDGKLYAMGGYDGQTFLSIVEIYDPAKDQWEPGVPMTSGRSGHASAVSYHQCPLHCDHLEHHIVSSENRSTKRTS
- the LOC124217672 gene encoding TOG array regulator of axonemal microtubules protein 2-like isoform X1, with translation MLPLECQNQPTTCPMCLGKGYCNEDKSRLSFSQEKSTLVHPKRSLRLPAINSENTKLKRHSSSYSSNFSATEGIGDVHLPKILHSNSVYTECSRTSLNQKSVLYPGGDNMKLQEKNYATAALNFERPQDALKLALLKLKENQWDNTMQALIDIVHISRLQPELIDSIMPIVNRSICSLLRNIRSNVVRTACQVAAELFRTMQCTQRPEFDELVGMLLQKTGDMNRCIRQDANSALDTMADFIPASHCVRVMSTSRGAGHKNPLVRATVSRLLNYIVTLKGVDTLFSTTATKDTRGRVFIMCAKFLVDGNCETRANARSLVKLLMTHSDFEHLFHQDVDRKLTEKIQKQLITLKYDAPSGSRIISK
- the LOC124217672 gene encoding TOG array regulator of axonemal microtubules protein 2-like isoform X2, translating into MLACLYTSFEHSNSVYTECSRTSLNQKSVLYPGGDNMKLQEKNYATAALNFERPQDALKLALLKLKENQWDNTMQALIDIVHISRLQPELIDSIMPIVNRSICSLLRNIRSNVVRTACQVAAELFRTMQCTQRPEFDELVGMLLQKTGDMNRCIRQDANSALDTMADFIPASHCVRVMSTSRGAGHKNPLVRATVSRLLNYIVTLKGVDTLFSTTATKDTRGRVFIMCAKFLVDGNCETRANARSLVKLLMTHSDFEHLFHQDVDRKLTEKIQKQLITLKYDAPSGSRIISK